In Gasterosteus aculeatus chromosome 15, fGasAcu3.hap1.1, whole genome shotgun sequence, a single genomic region encodes these proteins:
- the LOC120832451 gene encoding sorting nexin-14 isoform X3 has translation MTCDRPCTRKMGCIRACLQKMRRTVKLERFRELGRQYPVFCFLLLVLLLTTVLFNRYIHIMMVFWSFLAGVVTFYCSLGPESLLPNVLFSIKPKTKLYEQELFPLGHSCAVCGKIKCKRHRPTLLLENYQPWLDLKVPSKVDASLSEILELVLENFVYPWYRDVTDDEAFVDELRVTLRFFAAVLVRRTQKVEVASLITQKLLKVSMKHIEIISKARQKVKNAEYLQQAALEEYGPDLHVALRSRRDELLYLRKLTELLFPYILPPKATDCRSLTLLIREVLAGSVFLPSMDYLADPDTVNHLLLIFIDNSAPEEATEPTSMLVPFLQKYSDVRSKKSSVLKLELKEIRGQQDLLFRFMNFLKQEGAVHVLQFCLAVEEFNDRILCPELSDTEKMRLHEEVKKIYETYCLDESVDKIRFDPFIVEEIRNIADGPFAEVVKLQTMRCLFEAYEHVLSLLENVFTPMFCHSDEYFRQLLRGAESPARNSRMSSSWDWSPESPSSMFTASGSSSPASFNSLHAQPAFTSIPYGSLSHRHSSPKNTSKRGESFGISRIGSKIKGVFKSTTMEGAMLPSYGLVEGEDDLVEEATMVLEDDSPMEAASTPSTPRNLSAWNITIPYIDFYDDDLKRERIPVFCIDVERNDRKAVGHETEHWSVYRRYLEFYVFESKLTEFHGSFPDAHLPSKRIIGPKNYEFLTSKREEFQEYLQKLLQHPELSNSQLLADFLSPYSMESQFLDKMLPDVNLGKIIKSVPSKLIKEKGQHLEPFIQSYFNSCESPKAKPSRPELTILSPTSENDKKLFNDLFKNNANRSEMTEKRHNRNYFMEMITVDGLYDYLMFVGRVVFHVPDWLHHLLMAGRILLKNTLEAYADHYLQKKLNQVVQEHRLVSLITLLRDTVFCESSLSRSPEDKQRRAKKTFEEMMTYIPDFLGKCIGEEAKYEGVRLLFDGLQQPVLNKQLTYVLLDIAIQELFPELNTQVQKEASVMAPWM, from the exons A TGACATGCGATAGGCCGTGCACGCGCAAGATGGGGTGCATCAGGGCTTGTCTGCAGAAAATGCGACGCACGGTCAAGCTGGAGAGGTTCAGAGAGCTCGGGCGACAGTATCCAGTCttctgcttcctgctgctggtCCTGCTGCTGACCACCGTGCTGTTTAACAG atACATACACATTATGATGGTGTTTTGGTCCTTTCTGGCCGGAGTCGTCACTTTCTACTGCTCTTTGGGCCCCGAGTCTCTGCTGCCCAATGTCTTGTTCTCCATCAAACCCAAAACCAAG TTATACGAACAGGAGCTGTTTCCTCTGGGCCACAGCTGTGCTGTTTGTGGAAAAATCAAATGCAAAAGGCACAG ACCGACTTTATTATTGGAAAACTATCAACCATGGCTTGACCTGAAAGTTCCCTCTAAAGTGGATGCTTCTTTGTCAGAG ATTCTGGAGCTGGTCCTGGAAAACTTTGTGTATCCTTGGTACAG AGACGTCACGGACGACGAGGCGTTTGTTGACGAGCTCCGGGTGACTTTGCGCTTCTTTGCCGCTGTCTTGGTCCGCCGAACCCAGAAG GTGGAAGTGGCCTCACTCATCACGCAAAAGCTTCTTAAAGTTTCCATGAAGCACATTGAAATAATAAGCAAAGCGAGACAGAAAG TGAAGAACGCAGAGTACCTTCAACAAGCCGCCCTGGAGGAATATGGTCCTGACCTCCACGTGGCCCTTCGCAGTCGCAGAGATGAGCTCCTCTACCTCAGGAAGCTGACAGAGTTGCTCTTTCCCTACATTCTGCCTCCCAAGGCTACAGACTGCAG ATCTCTTACTCTGCTGATAAGAGAAGTGTTGGCTGGTTCTGTCTTCCTTCCTTCAATGGACTACTTGGCTGATCCT gacACAGTGAAtcatttacttttaatattCATCGACAACTCTGCT CCTGAAGAAGCCACGGAGCCCACTTCAATGTTGGTTCCGTTCCTGCAAAAGTACTCTGACGTTCGCAGCAAAAAGTCCTCT GTGCTGAAGTTGGAGTTGAAGGAAATCCGAGGACAGCAAGACCTTCTCTTTCGTTTTATGAACTTCCTGAAGCAAGAAGGGGCTGTTCACGTGCTCCAGTTTTGTCTTGCAGTCG AGGAATTCAACGACCGGATACTGTGCCCGGAGCTGTCTGACACCGAGAAGATGAGGCTTCacgaggaggtgaagaagatcTATGAGACGTACTGCTTGGACGAGAGCGTTGACAAGATCCGCTTCGACCCCTTCATAGTGGAGGAAATACGCAACA TTGCAGACGGCCCGTTTGCCGAGGTGGTGAAGCTGCAGACCATGAGGTGTTTGTTCGAGGCCTACGAGCACGTCCTGTCCCTCCTGGAGAACGTTTTCACGCCCATGTTCTGTCACAGCGACGAG TACTTCCGCCAGCTTCTCAGAGGAGCGGAGTCGCCGGCCAGGAATTCCAGGATGAGCAG TTCCTGGGACTGGAGCCCCGAGTCCCCGTCCTCAATGTTCACCGCCTCTGGCAGCTCTTCACCTGCATCCTTTAACTCCCTCCATGCCCAGCCCGCGTTCACCTCTATCCCATACGGCTCGCTATCCCACCGCCACTCATCACCCAA GAACACATCAAAGAGGGGCGAGTCCTTTGGGATCAGCCGCATCGGCAGCAAGATCAAAGGAGTGTTCAAGAGCACAACCATGGAGGGAGCAATGCTGCCCTCCTATGGgctggtggagggagaggacgaTCTG GTTGAGGAAGCCACAATGGTGCTGGAGGACGACTCGCCAATGGAGGCCGCCTCCACCCCGAGCACCCCCCGAAACCTCTCGGCCTGGAACATCACCATCCCGTACATTGATTTCTATGACGACGATCTGAAGAGGGAGAGGATCCCTGTGTTCTGCATCGATGTAGAACGCAACGACCGGAAGGCAG tgGGACATGAGACTGAGCATTGGTCCGTGTACAGAAGATATCTGGAGTTCTACGTCTTTGAATCAAAGCTCACTGAGTTCCATG GCTCATTTCCAGATGCACATTTGCCTTCGAAGAGAATCATTGGTCCCAAGAATTACGAGTTCCTCACATCGAAGCGGGAGGAGTTTCAGGAATATCTTCAG AAACTTCTGCAGCACCCGGAGCTGAGCAATAGTCAGCTCCTCGCCGACTTCCTGTCCCCCTACAGTATGGAGTCTCAGTTCCTGGACAAGATGCTCCCTGATGTGAACCTGG GGAAAATCATCAAGTCGGTCCCCAGCAAACTGATAAAagag AAAGGGCAGCACTTGGAACCTTTCATCCAATCCTACTTCAACTCCTGTGAATCTCCCAAAGCCAAACCCAGCCGCCCCGAGCTCACCATCCTAAGCCCCACCTCGGAAAACGATAAAAAG CTGTTCAACGACCTCTTCAAAAACAACGCCAACCGATCGGAGATGACTGAGAAGAGACACAATCGGAACTACTTCATGGAAATGATCACTGTTGATGGGCTTTATGACTACTTAATGTTTGTGG GCCGAGTCGTCTTCCACGTCCCCGACTGGCTGCACCACCTGCTGATGGCTGGCCGGATCCTGTTGAAGAACACGCTGGAAGCCTACGCAGACCACTACCTTCAGAAGAAACTGAACCAGGTGGTCCAGGAGCACCGGCTCGTCTCGCTCATAACCCTGCTGAGAG ACACGGTGTTCTGTGAGAGCAGTCTGTCCCGCTCGCCCGAAGACAAGCAGAGGAGGGCCAAGAAGACCTTTGAGGAGATGATGACCTATATTCCAG ATTTTCTGGGGAAATGtattggagaagaggccaagtACGAAGGGGTGCGTCTCCTCTTTGATGGACTGCAGCAGCCAGTTCTCAACAAACAG
- the LOC120832451 gene encoding sorting nexin-14 isoform X6 encodes MTCDRPCTRKMGCIRACLQKMRRTVKLERFRELGRQYPVFCFLLLVLLLTTVLFNRYIHIMMVFWSFLAGVVTFYCSLGPESLLPNVLFSIKPKTKLYEQELFPLGHSCAVCGKIKCKRHRPTLLLENYQPWLDLKVPSKVDASLSEILELVLENFVYPWYRDVTDDEAFVDELRVTLRFFAAVLVRRTQKVEVASLITQKLLKVSMKHIEIISKARQKVKNAEYLQQAALEEYGPDLHVALRSRRDELLYLRKLTELLFPYILPPKATDCRSLTLLIREVLAGSVFLPSMDYLADPDTVNHLLLIFIDNSAPEEATEPTSMLVPFLQKYSDVRSKKSSVLKLELKEIRGQQDLLFRFMNFLKQEGAVHVLQFCLAVEEFNDRILCPELSDTEKMRLHEEVKKIYETYCLDESVDKIRFDPFIVEEIRNIADGPFAEVVKLQTMRCLFEAYEHVLSLLENVFTPMFCHSDEYFRQLLRGAESPARNSRMSRNSLSLDDIRNTSKRGESFGISRIGSKIKGVFKSTTMEGAMLPSYGLVEGEDDLVEEATMVLEDDSPMEAASTPSTPRNLSAWNITIPYIDFYDDDLKRERIPVFCIDVERNDRKAVGHETEHWSVYRRYLEFYVFESKLTEFHGSFPDAHLPSKRIIGPKNYEFLTSKREEFQEYLQKLLQHPELSNSQLLADFLSPYSMESQFLDKMLPDVNLGKIIKSVPSKLIKEKGQHLEPFIQSYFNSCESPKAKPSRPELTILSPTSENDKKLFNDLFKNNANRSEMTEKRHNRNYFMEMITVDGLYDYLMFVGRVVFHVPDWLHHLLMAGRILLKNTLEAYADHYLQKKLNQVVQEHRLVSLITLLRDTVFCESSLSRSPEDKQRRAKKTFEEMMTYIPDFLGKCIGEEAKYEGVRLLFDGLQQPVLNKQLTYVLLDIAIQELFPELNTVQKEASVMAPWM; translated from the exons A TGACATGCGATAGGCCGTGCACGCGCAAGATGGGGTGCATCAGGGCTTGTCTGCAGAAAATGCGACGCACGGTCAAGCTGGAGAGGTTCAGAGAGCTCGGGCGACAGTATCCAGTCttctgcttcctgctgctggtCCTGCTGCTGACCACCGTGCTGTTTAACAG atACATACACATTATGATGGTGTTTTGGTCCTTTCTGGCCGGAGTCGTCACTTTCTACTGCTCTTTGGGCCCCGAGTCTCTGCTGCCCAATGTCTTGTTCTCCATCAAACCCAAAACCAAG TTATACGAACAGGAGCTGTTTCCTCTGGGCCACAGCTGTGCTGTTTGTGGAAAAATCAAATGCAAAAGGCACAG ACCGACTTTATTATTGGAAAACTATCAACCATGGCTTGACCTGAAAGTTCCCTCTAAAGTGGATGCTTCTTTGTCAGAG ATTCTGGAGCTGGTCCTGGAAAACTTTGTGTATCCTTGGTACAG AGACGTCACGGACGACGAGGCGTTTGTTGACGAGCTCCGGGTGACTTTGCGCTTCTTTGCCGCTGTCTTGGTCCGCCGAACCCAGAAG GTGGAAGTGGCCTCACTCATCACGCAAAAGCTTCTTAAAGTTTCCATGAAGCACATTGAAATAATAAGCAAAGCGAGACAGAAAG TGAAGAACGCAGAGTACCTTCAACAAGCCGCCCTGGAGGAATATGGTCCTGACCTCCACGTGGCCCTTCGCAGTCGCAGAGATGAGCTCCTCTACCTCAGGAAGCTGACAGAGTTGCTCTTTCCCTACATTCTGCCTCCCAAGGCTACAGACTGCAG ATCTCTTACTCTGCTGATAAGAGAAGTGTTGGCTGGTTCTGTCTTCCTTCCTTCAATGGACTACTTGGCTGATCCT gacACAGTGAAtcatttacttttaatattCATCGACAACTCTGCT CCTGAAGAAGCCACGGAGCCCACTTCAATGTTGGTTCCGTTCCTGCAAAAGTACTCTGACGTTCGCAGCAAAAAGTCCTCT GTGCTGAAGTTGGAGTTGAAGGAAATCCGAGGACAGCAAGACCTTCTCTTTCGTTTTATGAACTTCCTGAAGCAAGAAGGGGCTGTTCACGTGCTCCAGTTTTGTCTTGCAGTCG AGGAATTCAACGACCGGATACTGTGCCCGGAGCTGTCTGACACCGAGAAGATGAGGCTTCacgaggaggtgaagaagatcTATGAGACGTACTGCTTGGACGAGAGCGTTGACAAGATCCGCTTCGACCCCTTCATAGTGGAGGAAATACGCAACA TTGCAGACGGCCCGTTTGCCGAGGTGGTGAAGCTGCAGACCATGAGGTGTTTGTTCGAGGCCTACGAGCACGTCCTGTCCCTCCTGGAGAACGTTTTCACGCCCATGTTCTGTCACAGCGACGAG TACTTCCGCCAGCTTCTCAGAGGAGCGGAGTCGCCGGCCAGGAATTCCAGGATGAGCAG AAATAGCCTCAGTTTGGATGACATTCG GAACACATCAAAGAGGGGCGAGTCCTTTGGGATCAGCCGCATCGGCAGCAAGATCAAAGGAGTGTTCAAGAGCACAACCATGGAGGGAGCAATGCTGCCCTCCTATGGgctggtggagggagaggacgaTCTG GTTGAGGAAGCCACAATGGTGCTGGAGGACGACTCGCCAATGGAGGCCGCCTCCACCCCGAGCACCCCCCGAAACCTCTCGGCCTGGAACATCACCATCCCGTACATTGATTTCTATGACGACGATCTGAAGAGGGAGAGGATCCCTGTGTTCTGCATCGATGTAGAACGCAACGACCGGAAGGCAG tgGGACATGAGACTGAGCATTGGTCCGTGTACAGAAGATATCTGGAGTTCTACGTCTTTGAATCAAAGCTCACTGAGTTCCATG GCTCATTTCCAGATGCACATTTGCCTTCGAAGAGAATCATTGGTCCCAAGAATTACGAGTTCCTCACATCGAAGCGGGAGGAGTTTCAGGAATATCTTCAG AAACTTCTGCAGCACCCGGAGCTGAGCAATAGTCAGCTCCTCGCCGACTTCCTGTCCCCCTACAGTATGGAGTCTCAGTTCCTGGACAAGATGCTCCCTGATGTGAACCTGG GGAAAATCATCAAGTCGGTCCCCAGCAAACTGATAAAagag AAAGGGCAGCACTTGGAACCTTTCATCCAATCCTACTTCAACTCCTGTGAATCTCCCAAAGCCAAACCCAGCCGCCCCGAGCTCACCATCCTAAGCCCCACCTCGGAAAACGATAAAAAG CTGTTCAACGACCTCTTCAAAAACAACGCCAACCGATCGGAGATGACTGAGAAGAGACACAATCGGAACTACTTCATGGAAATGATCACTGTTGATGGGCTTTATGACTACTTAATGTTTGTGG GCCGAGTCGTCTTCCACGTCCCCGACTGGCTGCACCACCTGCTGATGGCTGGCCGGATCCTGTTGAAGAACACGCTGGAAGCCTACGCAGACCACTACCTTCAGAAGAAACTGAACCAGGTGGTCCAGGAGCACCGGCTCGTCTCGCTCATAACCCTGCTGAGAG ACACGGTGTTCTGTGAGAGCAGTCTGTCCCGCTCGCCCGAAGACAAGCAGAGGAGGGCCAAGAAGACCTTTGAGGAGATGATGACCTATATTCCAG ATTTTCTGGGGAAATGtattggagaagaggccaagtACGAAGGGGTGCGTCTCCTCTTTGATGGACTGCAGCAGCCAGTTCTCAACAAACAG
- the LOC120832451 gene encoding sorting nexin-14 isoform X5, with amino-acid sequence MTCDRPCTRKMGCIRACLQKMRRTVKLERFRELGRQYPVFCFLLLVLLLTTVLFNRYIHIMMVFWSFLAGVVTFYCSLGPESLLPNVLFSIKPKTKLYEQELFPLGHSCAVCGKIKCKRHRPTLLLENYQPWLDLKVPSKVDASLSEILELVLENFVYPWYRDVTDDEAFVDELRVTLRFFAAVLVRRTQKVEVASLITQKLLKVSMKHIEIISKARQKVKNAEYLQQAALEEYGPDLHVALRSRRDELLYLRKLTELLFPYILPPKATDCRSLTLLIREVLAGSVFLPSMDYLADPDTVNHLLLIFIDNSAPEEATEPTSMLVPFLQKYSDVRSKKSSVLKLELKEIRGQQDLLFRFMNFLKQEGAVHVLQFCLAVEEFNDRILCPELSDTEKMRLHEEVKKIYETYCLDESVDKIRFDPFIVEEIRNIADGPFAEVVKLQTMRCLFEAYEHVLSLLENVFTPMFCHSDEYFRQLLRGAESPARNSRMSRNSLSLDDIRNTSKRGESFGISRIGSKIKGVFKSTTMEGAMLPSYGLVEGEDDLVEEATMVLEDDSPMEAASTPSTPRNLSAWNITIPYIDFYDDDLKRERIPVFCIDVERNDRKAVGHETEHWSVYRRYLEFYVFESKLTEFHGSFPDAHLPSKRIIGPKNYEFLTSKREEFQEYLQKLLQHPELSNSQLLADFLSPYSMESQFLDKMLPDVNLGKIIKSVPSKLIKEKGQHLEPFIQSYFNSCESPKAKPSRPELTILSPTSENDKKLFNDLFKNNANRSEMTEKRHNRNYFMEMITVDGLYDYLMFVGRVVFHVPDWLHHLLMAGRILLKNTLEAYADHYLQKKLNQVVQEHRLVSLITLLRDTVFCESSLSRSPEDKQRRAKKTFEEMMTYIPDFLGKCIGEEAKYEGVRLLFDGLQQPVLNKQLTYVLLDIAIQELFPELNTQVQKEASVMAPWM; translated from the exons A TGACATGCGATAGGCCGTGCACGCGCAAGATGGGGTGCATCAGGGCTTGTCTGCAGAAAATGCGACGCACGGTCAAGCTGGAGAGGTTCAGAGAGCTCGGGCGACAGTATCCAGTCttctgcttcctgctgctggtCCTGCTGCTGACCACCGTGCTGTTTAACAG atACATACACATTATGATGGTGTTTTGGTCCTTTCTGGCCGGAGTCGTCACTTTCTACTGCTCTTTGGGCCCCGAGTCTCTGCTGCCCAATGTCTTGTTCTCCATCAAACCCAAAACCAAG TTATACGAACAGGAGCTGTTTCCTCTGGGCCACAGCTGTGCTGTTTGTGGAAAAATCAAATGCAAAAGGCACAG ACCGACTTTATTATTGGAAAACTATCAACCATGGCTTGACCTGAAAGTTCCCTCTAAAGTGGATGCTTCTTTGTCAGAG ATTCTGGAGCTGGTCCTGGAAAACTTTGTGTATCCTTGGTACAG AGACGTCACGGACGACGAGGCGTTTGTTGACGAGCTCCGGGTGACTTTGCGCTTCTTTGCCGCTGTCTTGGTCCGCCGAACCCAGAAG GTGGAAGTGGCCTCACTCATCACGCAAAAGCTTCTTAAAGTTTCCATGAAGCACATTGAAATAATAAGCAAAGCGAGACAGAAAG TGAAGAACGCAGAGTACCTTCAACAAGCCGCCCTGGAGGAATATGGTCCTGACCTCCACGTGGCCCTTCGCAGTCGCAGAGATGAGCTCCTCTACCTCAGGAAGCTGACAGAGTTGCTCTTTCCCTACATTCTGCCTCCCAAGGCTACAGACTGCAG ATCTCTTACTCTGCTGATAAGAGAAGTGTTGGCTGGTTCTGTCTTCCTTCCTTCAATGGACTACTTGGCTGATCCT gacACAGTGAAtcatttacttttaatattCATCGACAACTCTGCT CCTGAAGAAGCCACGGAGCCCACTTCAATGTTGGTTCCGTTCCTGCAAAAGTACTCTGACGTTCGCAGCAAAAAGTCCTCT GTGCTGAAGTTGGAGTTGAAGGAAATCCGAGGACAGCAAGACCTTCTCTTTCGTTTTATGAACTTCCTGAAGCAAGAAGGGGCTGTTCACGTGCTCCAGTTTTGTCTTGCAGTCG AGGAATTCAACGACCGGATACTGTGCCCGGAGCTGTCTGACACCGAGAAGATGAGGCTTCacgaggaggtgaagaagatcTATGAGACGTACTGCTTGGACGAGAGCGTTGACAAGATCCGCTTCGACCCCTTCATAGTGGAGGAAATACGCAACA TTGCAGACGGCCCGTTTGCCGAGGTGGTGAAGCTGCAGACCATGAGGTGTTTGTTCGAGGCCTACGAGCACGTCCTGTCCCTCCTGGAGAACGTTTTCACGCCCATGTTCTGTCACAGCGACGAG TACTTCCGCCAGCTTCTCAGAGGAGCGGAGTCGCCGGCCAGGAATTCCAGGATGAGCAG AAATAGCCTCAGTTTGGATGACATTCG GAACACATCAAAGAGGGGCGAGTCCTTTGGGATCAGCCGCATCGGCAGCAAGATCAAAGGAGTGTTCAAGAGCACAACCATGGAGGGAGCAATGCTGCCCTCCTATGGgctggtggagggagaggacgaTCTG GTTGAGGAAGCCACAATGGTGCTGGAGGACGACTCGCCAATGGAGGCCGCCTCCACCCCGAGCACCCCCCGAAACCTCTCGGCCTGGAACATCACCATCCCGTACATTGATTTCTATGACGACGATCTGAAGAGGGAGAGGATCCCTGTGTTCTGCATCGATGTAGAACGCAACGACCGGAAGGCAG tgGGACATGAGACTGAGCATTGGTCCGTGTACAGAAGATATCTGGAGTTCTACGTCTTTGAATCAAAGCTCACTGAGTTCCATG GCTCATTTCCAGATGCACATTTGCCTTCGAAGAGAATCATTGGTCCCAAGAATTACGAGTTCCTCACATCGAAGCGGGAGGAGTTTCAGGAATATCTTCAG AAACTTCTGCAGCACCCGGAGCTGAGCAATAGTCAGCTCCTCGCCGACTTCCTGTCCCCCTACAGTATGGAGTCTCAGTTCCTGGACAAGATGCTCCCTGATGTGAACCTGG GGAAAATCATCAAGTCGGTCCCCAGCAAACTGATAAAagag AAAGGGCAGCACTTGGAACCTTTCATCCAATCCTACTTCAACTCCTGTGAATCTCCCAAAGCCAAACCCAGCCGCCCCGAGCTCACCATCCTAAGCCCCACCTCGGAAAACGATAAAAAG CTGTTCAACGACCTCTTCAAAAACAACGCCAACCGATCGGAGATGACTGAGAAGAGACACAATCGGAACTACTTCATGGAAATGATCACTGTTGATGGGCTTTATGACTACTTAATGTTTGTGG GCCGAGTCGTCTTCCACGTCCCCGACTGGCTGCACCACCTGCTGATGGCTGGCCGGATCCTGTTGAAGAACACGCTGGAAGCCTACGCAGACCACTACCTTCAGAAGAAACTGAACCAGGTGGTCCAGGAGCACCGGCTCGTCTCGCTCATAACCCTGCTGAGAG ACACGGTGTTCTGTGAGAGCAGTCTGTCCCGCTCGCCCGAAGACAAGCAGAGGAGGGCCAAGAAGACCTTTGAGGAGATGATGACCTATATTCCAG ATTTTCTGGGGAAATGtattggagaagaggccaagtACGAAGGGGTGCGTCTCCTCTTTGATGGACTGCAGCAGCCAGTTCTCAACAAACAG